From the Clostridium putrefaciens genome, one window contains:
- the scfA gene encoding six-cysteine ranthipeptide SCIFF, which yields MKHIKTLNKSNIKNSLSKPGCKECANSCQSACKTSCTVANLACEN from the coding sequence ATGAAACATATAAAGACTTTAAACAAATCTAATATAAAAAATAGCTTAAGTAAACCTGGATGTAAAGAGTGTGCAAACTCATGTCAATCTGCATGTAAAACATCTTGTACAGTTGCTAACTTAGCCTGTGAAAACTAA
- a CDS encoding YebC/PmpR family DNA-binding transcriptional regulator, with product MSGHSKWHNIQAKKGKADAKRGKIFTKIGKELMVATKAGGPSPDINFKLRDVIAKAKTNNMPQDIITRAIKKATGDLSGVVYEEITYEGYGPSGIAVIVEVLTDNKNRSASNVRHAFTKHGGNLGASGCVSFMFTRKGQIVIEKNESLDEDELMMIALDAGAEDFESEDEVYIVTTGFEEFSTVREALEEKSIEFLEAEIKMIPDTYVTIDEEVSVHVQKMLDVLEEDDDVQNVWHNAEFPEGWEQ from the coding sequence ATGTCAGGGCACTCAAAATGGCACAATATACAAGCTAAAAAAGGTAAGGCAGATGCTAAGAGGGGTAAAATATTCACTAAAATAGGTAAAGAATTAATGGTAGCAACTAAAGCTGGGGGACCGAGTCCGGATATAAACTTTAAACTAAGGGATGTTATTGCAAAAGCTAAGACTAATAATATGCCTCAAGATATTATAACTAGGGCTATAAAAAAGGCTACTGGGGACTTAAGTGGCGTTGTATATGAAGAAATAACTTATGAGGGATACGGACCCTCTGGTATAGCTGTAATTGTAGAGGTTTTAACAGATAATAAGAATAGAAGTGCAAGTAATGTAAGACATGCATTTACAAAACATGGTGGGAATTTAGGCGCTAGTGGCTGCGTAAGTTTTATGTTCACAAGAAAAGGACAAATAGTAATTGAAAAGAATGAGTCTTTAGATGAAGATGAATTAATGATGATTGCTTTAGATGCTGGAGCAGAGGACTTTGAATCAGAAGATGAGGTATATATTGTAACTACTGGATTTGAGGAGTTTAGCACTGTTAGAGAGGCCTTAGAAGAAAAGTCTATAGAGTTCCTAGAGGCTGAAATAAAAATGATACCAGATACATATGTTACAATAGATGAAGAGGTATCTGTTCATGTACAAAAGATGTTAGATGTGCTAGAAGAGGATGATGATGTGCAAAATGTATGGCACAATGCTGAATTCCCAGAAGGCTGGGAACAATAA
- a CDS encoding ISAs1 family transposase — MYNELSNSFISISDPRDNNSKHKLIDILTIATCAIICGADTWTDIAQYGTSKQEWFSTFLELNHGIPSHDTFGRVFSIINPKEFQEAFIKWIKDISDKVTGDVIAIDGKTVRHSFDTSNNKSAIHMVSAWSNQLGLVLGQIKVNDKSNEITAIPELLDKIDINKSIVTIDAMGTQKNIAKKIIKKGGDYVLALKGNHKNFSNDIKYFFEEESKNKFADVEYSFFKTTNKDHGRIETRKHYLINDLNWLSQKSEWKNLNSIIMVESERTIGDKTSKERRYYISSLTENVEKVADAIRKHWGIENSLHWILDIAFREDDSRIRIENAAENFAILRHIALNLLKNEKSVKIGVKAKRLKSGWDNDYLKKVLTSIQ; from the coding sequence ATGTATAACGAACTTTCAAATTCTTTTATAAGCATTTCAGACCCAAGAGATAATAATTCAAAACATAAGCTTATTGATATACTAACAATAGCAACTTGTGCAATAATATGCGGAGCCGATACCTGGACAGATATAGCTCAATATGGCACATCAAAACAAGAGTGGTTTTCAACATTCTTAGAGCTTAATCATGGGATACCATCCCATGATACTTTTGGAAGAGTATTTTCTATTATTAATCCAAAAGAATTTCAGGAAGCGTTTATTAAGTGGATCAAAGATATTTCTGATAAAGTTACTGGTGACGTAATTGCCATAGATGGCAAGACAGTTAGGCATTCCTTTGATACAAGTAACAATAAATCAGCTATTCATATGGTAAGTGCATGGTCAAATCAGTTGGGTTTAGTTTTAGGTCAGATAAAGGTTAATGATAAATCAAATGAAATAACAGCAATTCCAGAATTATTAGATAAGATAGATATAAATAAATCTATAGTAACAATTGATGCTATGGGTACTCAAAAAAATATAGCTAAAAAAATAATCAAAAAGGGCGGAGATTATGTTTTAGCTTTAAAAGGTAATCATAAAAACTTTTCCAACGATATAAAATACTTTTTTGAAGAAGAATCTAAGAATAAATTTGCTGATGTTGAATATAGTTTTTTCAAGACTACTAACAAAGACCATGGCAGAATTGAAACACGTAAACATTACTTAATTAACGATTTAAACTGGCTTTCACAGAAGTCAGAGTGGAAAAACCTAAATAGTATAATTATGGTTGAATCTGAAAGAACCATAGGCGATAAAACATCTAAAGAAAGAAGATATTATATTTCGAGCTTAACAGAAAATGTTGAAAAAGTTGCTGATGCCATTAGAAAACATTGGGGAATAGAGAATAGCTTACATTGGATTTTAGATATTGCTTTTAGAGAAGATGATAGCCGAATAAGAATTGAAAATGCAGCTGAAAACTTTGCCATTTTAAGGCACATAGCTTTAAACTTATTAAAAAATGAAAAATCAGTAAAGATTGGTGTAAAAGCTAAAAGGCTCAAATCCGGTTGGGATAATGATTATTTAAAAAAGGTTTTAACTTCAATCCAATAG
- the tgt gene encoding tRNA guanosine(34) transglycosylase Tgt, which translates to MYKLLKTSGKVRRGEFKTPHGTIQTPVFMNVGTLAAIKGAVSSMDLKEIECQVELSNTYHLHLRPGDKVINKLGGIHEFMNWDRPILTDSGGFQVFSLASMRKIKEEGVYFNSHIDGRKIFMGPEESMQIQSNLASTIAMAFDECIPNPSSREYVEASVDRTTRWLTRCKNELDRLNSLECTINKKQMLFGINQGGVYEDIRIEHAKTISKLDLDGYAIGGLAVGESHEDMYRIIDSVVPHLPQDKPIYLMGVGLPKNILEAVERGVDFFDCVLPARNGRHGHVFTKSGKINIMNAKFELDKSPIDEGCDCPTCKHYTRAYIRHLFKAKEMLAMRLCVLHNLYFYNKLMEEIRDSIDGDYFSDYKKQKLTEWGEV; encoded by the coding sequence ATGTATAAATTACTTAAAACTTCAGGGAAGGTAAGAAGGGGAGAGTTTAAAACTCCTCATGGAACTATTCAGACCCCGGTGTTTATGAATGTTGGTACTTTGGCTGCTATAAAGGGAGCGGTATCATCTATGGATCTTAAGGAAATAGAGTGTCAAGTGGAACTTTCTAATACATACCATCTTCATTTAAGACCAGGAGATAAAGTGATTAATAAACTAGGTGGGATACATGAGTTTATGAATTGGGATAGACCAATATTAACGGATTCTGGTGGATTTCAAGTATTTTCATTAGCTAGCATGAGAAAGATAAAAGAAGAAGGTGTTTATTTTAACTCGCATATAGATGGGCGAAAGATATTTATGGGACCAGAAGAGAGTATGCAGATTCAAAGTAATTTAGCATCTACAATAGCAATGGCTTTTGATGAATGTATACCAAATCCATCTTCAAGAGAATATGTTGAGGCGTCAGTGGATAGAACAACTAGATGGCTTACTAGATGTAAGAATGAATTAGATAGACTGAATTCTTTAGAATGTACTATAAATAAAAAACAAATGCTTTTTGGAATAAATCAAGGTGGAGTTTATGAAGATATAAGAATAGAACATGCAAAAACTATATCTAAATTGGATTTAGATGGCTATGCTATAGGTGGTCTTGCAGTAGGGGAAAGTCATGAAGACATGTATAGAATAATTGATTCTGTTGTGCCACATCTTCCTCAAGATAAACCTATATACCTTATGGGTGTAGGTCTTCCAAAGAACATACTTGAGGCTGTAGAGAGAGGTGTAGACTTTTTTGACTGTGTTTTACCAGCTAGAAACGGTAGGCATGGACATGTGTTTACAAAGAGTGGAAAGATAAATATTATGAATGCCAAATTTGAATTAGATAAAAGCCCTATAGATGAAGGCTGTGATTGCCCAACTTGTAAGCACTATACAAGGGCTTACATTAGGCACTTATTTAAAGCTAAAGAAATGCTAGCTATGAGACTTTGCGTATTGCATAATTTATATTTTTATAATAAACTAATGGAAGAAATAAGAGATTCTATAGATGGCGATTATTTCAGTGACTATAAAAAACAAAAACTCACAGAGTGGGGAGAGGTTTAA
- the ruvB gene encoding Holliday junction branch migration DNA helicase RuvB: protein MEEERIISAKSKEEDLTNEYSLRPQKLKEYIGQEKVKERLDIFIKAAQNRKESLDHVLLYGPPGLGKTTLANIIAKEMGGDLKVTSGPAIERGGDLAAILTTMKENDVLFIDEIHRLNRSIEEILYPAMEDYALDIIIGKGASAKSIRLDLCKFTLIGATTRIGLLTSPLRDRFGVLCSMEFYTDEELTEIIIRSSHILGCSINRQGALEIARRSRGTPRIANRLLKRVRDYSEVKGHMSIDYKTARLALELLDVDDMGFDRIDNRILDAIVDSFNGGPVGIETLSYFVGEELDTIQDVYEPYLLQKGFIVRTPRGRMATEKAYIHLNKLEKFNLNKDKPTLFGE, encoded by the coding sequence TTGGAGGAAGAGAGAATTATTTCTGCAAAATCTAAGGAAGAAGATCTTACTAATGAATATAGTTTAAGACCTCAAAAATTAAAAGAATACATAGGCCAGGAAAAGGTTAAAGAGAGACTAGATATATTTATAAAGGCGGCCCAAAATAGAAAAGAATCATTAGATCATGTATTACTTTATGGCCCCCCAGGTCTTGGGAAAACTACACTTGCTAATATTATAGCCAAAGAAATGGGCGGAGATTTAAAGGTTACATCAGGTCCAGCAATAGAAAGAGGCGGAGATTTAGCAGCTATCCTAACAACTATGAAAGAAAATGATGTATTATTTATTGATGAAATTCACAGACTAAATAGAAGTATTGAAGAAATACTTTATCCAGCAATGGAGGATTATGCATTAGATATAATTATAGGGAAAGGTGCTTCAGCAAAATCTATTAGACTTGATTTATGCAAGTTCACTCTAATTGGTGCCACCACACGGATTGGTCTTTTAACATCTCCTCTTAGGGATAGATTTGGTGTGCTTTGTTCAATGGAGTTTTATACAGATGAAGAACTAACAGAAATAATAATAAGATCTTCTCATATACTAGGATGTAGTATAAATAGACAAGGGGCTTTAGAGATAGCTAGAAGGTCTAGGGGTACACCAAGAATAGCAAATAGATTGCTTAAAAGAGTGAGGGATTACTCAGAGGTTAAAGGTCATATGAGTATAGATTATAAAACTGCAAGACTTGCGCTAGAACTTTTAGATGTTGATGATATGGGATTTGATAGAATTGATAATAGAATATTAGATGCTATAGTAGATAGTTTTAATGGTGGACCTGTTGGGATAGAAACTTTATCATACTTTGTAGGTGAGGAATTAGATACAATACAGGATGTGTACGAGCCGTATCTTTTGCAAAAAGGTTTTATAGTAAGAACACCTAGGGGAAGAATGGCAACAGAAAAAGCATATATTCATTTAAACAAATTAGAAAAGTTTAATTTAAATAAAGATAAACCAACTCTTTTTGGAGAGTAA
- the ruvA gene encoding Holliday junction branch migration protein RuvA, translating into MYEYIKGEFKGMHKDYIVIENNGIGYKIFTSGSTLSNMPKIDQTALIFIEQVVRQDFIGLYGFITKEELEMFKLLLTINGVGSKAALSLLSISTVKRLKYAVFTEDEKTLIRAPGIGKKTAQRIILELKDKIKVEDVEMEDLKGNNAEDKLFKNIQEEVVEALLSLGYTKREVESALKGLKPSDSVETMIKDCLKYLMN; encoded by the coding sequence TTGTATGAATATATAAAAGGCGAATTCAAAGGCATGCATAAAGATTATATAGTAATTGAAAATAATGGTATTGGATATAAGATATTTACATCAGGAAGTACTCTTTCTAATATGCCTAAGATAGATCAAACTGCTTTGATTTTTATAGAGCAAGTTGTAAGGCAAGATTTTATAGGATTATATGGTTTTATAACTAAAGAAGAATTAGAAATGTTCAAATTACTTTTAACTATAAATGGTGTTGGGAGCAAAGCAGCACTTTCTTTATTATCTATATCTACTGTTAAAAGACTTAAGTATGCAGTTTTTACTGAGGATGAAAAGACACTTATTAGGGCTCCTGGAATAGGCAAAAAGACAGCTCAGAGAATTATATTAGAGCTTAAAGACAAGATAAAGGTAGAAGATGTGGAGATGGAAGACTTAAAGGGAAATAATGCTGAAGATAAGTTGTTTAAAAACATACAAGAAGAAGTAGTTGAAGCGTTATTATCTTTAGGATATACAAAAAGAGAAGTAGAAAGTGCTCTTAAAGGTTTAAAGCCTTCAGATTCTGTTGAAACAATGATAAAAGACTGTCTTAAGTACTTAATGAATTAA
- the scfB gene encoding thioether cross-link-forming SCIFF peptide maturase: MSLIHKFIQNDDYYVIDVNTGSLHMVDELVYDILDENKLQNDQIIIEKLKLKYSKEDITEALKDINELVTEGLLYSEDLYEGIARKTDKEDSSPYIKALCLNIIHDCNLRCKYCFADEGEYKGARKTMSAKVGKKAIDFVIEKSGPRKNIEVDLFGGEPLMAFEIIKEIVDYAKQQEKIYNKNIRFTMTTNATLLNDEMIEYLDKNMGNIILSIDGRESVNDAVRVRKDGSGTQKSILPKIKKMVEKRDKSKQYYVRGTFTRENTDFFEDVMYLAKEGFKEISIEPVVLPEDHALSLREEDLETIFKQYDNLYDEMLKRHKEGNEFKFYHFNIDLQGGPCVYKRISGCGAGHEYVAVTPDGEIYPCHQFVGNEDFIMGDIFKGDLDMEMSNKFKKAHIYNKPVCKECWARFYCSGGCQANNFNFNGDMNIPYELGCKMQKKRIECAIALKAQTM; the protein is encoded by the coding sequence ATGTCATTAATACACAAATTTATTCAAAATGATGATTATTATGTTATAGATGTAAATACCGGAAGTCTACATATGGTGGACGAACTTGTTTATGATATTTTGGATGAAAATAAATTGCAAAATGATCAAATAATAATAGAAAAACTAAAGCTTAAATATTCTAAAGAAGATATAACTGAGGCTTTAAAAGATATTAATGAACTTGTAACAGAAGGGTTATTATATTCTGAAGATTTATATGAGGGTATTGCAAGGAAAACAGATAAAGAAGACTCATCTCCATATATAAAAGCGTTATGTCTTAATATAATCCATGATTGTAATTTAAGATGTAAATATTGTTTTGCTGATGAAGGCGAATACAAAGGTGCAAGAAAAACTATGTCTGCAAAAGTAGGTAAAAAGGCTATTGATTTTGTTATAGAAAAATCAGGACCTAGAAAAAATATTGAAGTTGATTTATTTGGTGGAGAGCCTTTAATGGCTTTTGAAATTATAAAAGAAATAGTAGATTATGCAAAACAACAAGAAAAAATTTATAATAAAAATATTAGATTCACTATGACTACTAATGCAACTTTACTAAATGATGAGATGATTGAATACCTAGACAAAAATATGGGGAACATAATATTATCTATAGATGGAAGAGAATCTGTAAATGATGCAGTTAGAGTTAGAAAAGATGGTAGTGGTACACAAAAATCTATATTACCTAAGATTAAAAAGATGGTAGAAAAAAGAGATAAATCTAAGCAATATTATGTTAGAGGAACATTTACAAGAGAAAATACAGACTTTTTTGAAGATGTTATGTATCTTGCAAAAGAAGGGTTTAAAGAAATATCAATAGAACCAGTTGTACTTCCTGAAGATCATGCGTTATCTTTAAGAGAAGAGGATTTAGAAACTATATTTAAACAATATGATAATCTATATGATGAAATGCTAAAGAGACATAAAGAAGGTAATGAATTTAAGTTTTACCACTTTAATATAGATCTTCAAGGTGGTCCTTGTGTATATAAGAGAATATCAGGTTGTGGAGCAGGGCATGAATATGTGGCCGTAACTCCAGATGGTGAAATATATCCTTGCCACCAATTCGTGGGAAATGAAGATTTTATTATGGGTGATATATTCAAAGGAGATTTGGACATGGAAATGTCTAATAAATTTAAAAAGGCTCACATTTATAATAAGCCTGTATGTAAAGAATGTTGGGCTAGGTTCTACTGTAGTGGAGGATGTCAAGCTAACAACTTTAACTTTAATGGGGATATGAATATTCCATATGAACTAGGATGTAAAATGCAAAAGAAAAGAATAGAGTGTGCTATAGCACTAAAAGCTCAAACTATGTAA
- a CDS encoding YigZ family protein, producing the protein MKYITVKQEANDEFEEKRSLFIGYIKRIEVEEEAKGFIQHIKSKHKDATHNVYAYIVGENLEIQRYSDDGEPQGTAGIPILEVIKKTGITDCVIVVTRYFGGTLLGTGGLIRAYTKGASLAIKKSGIVEKVSGVLLKLILEYESLGKVQFICNENKWYIEDTLYTDKVEINIYSEIENIEIIETKITDATSGKITITKGEQDIFFKKDNRLFKDI; encoded by the coding sequence TTGAAATATATAACTGTAAAACAGGAAGCTAATGATGAATTTGAAGAGAAAAGGTCCCTTTTTATTGGTTATATTAAAAGAATAGAAGTGGAAGAGGAAGCGAAGGGTTTTATACAACATATAAAGTCTAAGCATAAAGATGCTACACATAATGTTTATGCTTACATAGTTGGGGAAAATCTTGAAATACAAAGGTATAGTGATGATGGGGAACCTCAAGGTACTGCAGGAATACCAATTTTAGAAGTGATTAAAAAAACAGGTATTACTGATTGTGTAATTGTTGTAACTAGATATTTTGGAGGTACACTTTTAGGAACGGGGGGGCTTATAAGAGCCTATACCAAAGGTGCTAGCTTAGCTATTAAAAAGTCAGGCATAGTAGAAAAGGTAAGTGGGGTTTTATTGAAGCTTATTCTAGAATATGAATCATTAGGTAAAGTTCAGTTTATATGTAACGAAAACAAATGGTATATTGAAGATACATTGTATACAGACAAAGTAGAGATTAATATATATAGTGAAATAGAAAATATAGAAATTATTGAAACTAAAATTACAGATGCTACTAGTGGTAAAATCACTATAACAAAAGGTGAACAAGATATATTTTTCAAAAAAGATAATAGATTGTTTAAGGATATATAA
- the queA gene encoding tRNA preQ1(34) S-adenosylmethionine ribosyltransferase-isomerase QueA, with protein sequence MKVSDFDFDLPEGLIAQYPLKDRAKSRIMVLDKYTGEIEHKIFYDVLDYLNKGDTLVLNNTRVIPARIIGEKQDSGGKIEFLLLKRTEGDSWEALAKPGKRAKVGAVFNFGDGRLRAEVTGVKEDGNRIIKFCYEGIFEEVLDELGQMPLPPYIKATLEDKERYQTVYSKESGSAAAPTAGLHFTEELIKAIEEKGVNIAYLTLHVGLGTFRPVKVETIEEHDMHSEYYHIDKENADIINRTKESGGKVIAVGTTSCRTLETLGKDGFPLKESSGWTNIFIYPGYEFKVVDRLITNFHLPESTLIMLVSALAKKENVIKAYELAIEEKYRFFSFGDAMFIK encoded by the coding sequence TTGAAAGTTAGTGATTTTGATTTTGATTTACCAGAAGGACTTATTGCTCAATATCCTTTAAAGGATAGGGCTAAATCTAGAATTATGGTTTTAGATAAATATACTGGGGAGATAGAACATAAAATATTTTATGATGTACTAGACTATTTAAATAAAGGAGATACTTTAGTACTAAATAATACTAGGGTTATACCTGCAAGAATTATAGGGGAAAAGCAAGATTCAGGTGGGAAAATAGAATTTTTGTTATTAAAAAGGACTGAAGGCGATAGCTGGGAAGCTCTTGCAAAGCCTGGTAAAAGAGCAAAGGTTGGGGCTGTATTTAATTTTGGAGATGGAAGACTAAGGGCTGAAGTAACTGGGGTTAAAGAAGATGGGAATAGAATAATTAAGTTTTGTTATGAAGGTATATTTGAAGAGGTCTTAGATGAGCTTGGACAAATGCCATTACCACCTTATATAAAAGCTACATTAGAAGATAAGGAAAGATACCAAACAGTTTATTCTAAAGAAAGCGGTTCAGCAGCAGCTCCTACTGCAGGGTTACACTTTACAGAAGAACTTATTAAGGCCATTGAAGAAAAAGGAGTTAATATTGCCTACCTTACTTTACATGTGGGGCTTGGAACATTTAGACCGGTTAAGGTGGAAACTATAGAAGAGCATGATATGCATTCAGAGTATTATCATATAGATAAGGAAAATGCAGATATAATAAATAGAACAAAAGAAAGTGGCGGAAAAGTTATTGCTGTAGGAACCACATCTTGTAGAACGTTAGAAACATTAGGGAAAGATGGATTTCCTTTAAAAGAAAGTAGTGGATGGACTAATATATTTATATATCCTGGATATGAATTTAAGGTTGTAGATAGATTGATTACTAATTTTCATTTGCCAGAGTCTACACTAATAATGCTTGTAAGCGCTTTAGCTAAAAAGGAAAATGTAATAAAAGCTTATGAGTTAGCTATAGAAGAAAAATATAGATTTTTCAGTTTTGGAGATGCTATGTTCATCAAGTGA
- a CDS encoding TIGR04086 family membrane protein, with product MKNNAFVNNLIKGTVRSFLLTIIMVIFYSILMRVIDLNSNVSSVVYLIITSLSVIYGAIYVARANGKKGWLSGMILSLVYMILIMCISGFMQGFKEILSLYAFYRILIALGMGALSGMLGINL from the coding sequence TTGAAAAATAATGCTTTTGTAAACAATCTAATAAAGGGTACGGTAAGATCTTTTTTATTAACCATAATAATGGTAATTTTCTATTCGATATTAATGAGGGTTATAGACTTAAACAGTAATGTAAGTTCCGTTGTGTACCTTATAATAACTTCTTTAAGTGTAATATATGGAGCAATATATGTGGCAAGAGCTAATGGAAAGAAAGGCTGGCTTAGTGGAATGATATTATCATTAGTTTATATGATTTTAATAATGTGCATATCAGGATTTATGCAAGGATTTAAAGAAATTCTAAGTCTGTATGCATTTTATAGAATACTTATAGCTTTGGGTATGGGGGCATTATCAGGAATGTTAGGAATAAATCTATAA
- the secD gene encoding protein translocase subunit SecD, which translates to MKLKGKSTILFVVIILVIGFLGYVGAFGLNIGNYELKSFDKVIAKGLDLQGGVSVLQEVATEDKVSTEDLETTKELLSMRVNKLGVGETSLSTEGNNRIRVDIPGSFDSKSIVDTLTKTGDLKFVGPGNDTILTGKDVKKATAFVDDKGQNIVSLELNEDGTKKFAEATEKYLHQNITIYMDEEKLTDPQVQSIISDGKATITGNRNYDEAKKLAGVIQSGALPIPLKTVSIRTVGPTLGATAIPSSLKAGLVGISLVFLFMMLYYRVPGLLADIALVLYILLVLYAFIYIGAVLTLPGIAGFLLTIGMAVDANVLIFERVREELKTGKSIKSAIDSGFNRALSSILDSNITTIIAGIVLYYLGSGAVKGFALTLMVGVILSMFTAITITRLLVNLAFNIGMLSKPSRFGVKRG; encoded by the coding sequence ATGAAGTTAAAAGGTAAAAGTACAATTTTGTTTGTAGTAATAATCTTAGTCATTGGATTTTTAGGTTATGTTGGAGCCTTTGGTTTGAATATTGGAAATTATGAACTTAAGTCTTTTGACAAAGTCATAGCAAAAGGATTAGACCTACAAGGCGGTGTATCAGTACTACAAGAGGTTGCAACTGAAGATAAGGTATCAACTGAAGATTTAGAAACAACCAAAGAGTTACTTTCAATGAGAGTAAACAAGTTAGGTGTAGGAGAAACGTCTTTAAGTACAGAAGGAAACAATAGGATAAGAGTAGATATACCAGGAAGTTTTGATTCAAAATCTATTGTAGACACACTTACAAAGACTGGAGACTTAAAGTTTGTTGGACCAGGAAATGATACTATCCTTACAGGTAAGGATGTAAAGAAAGCTACAGCGTTTGTAGATGACAAGGGTCAAAATATAGTAAGCCTTGAGCTAAATGAGGACGGTACCAAAAAGTTTGCAGAGGCTACAGAAAAGTATTTACATCAGAATATAACTATATACATGGATGAAGAAAAACTAACAGATCCACAAGTACAAAGTATCATAAGCGATGGAAAGGCTACCATTACAGGCAATAGAAATTATGATGAGGCTAAAAAGCTTGCAGGAGTAATTCAATCAGGAGCACTTCCCATCCCACTTAAAACAGTATCCATAAGGACTGTTGGACCTACATTAGGTGCTACAGCGATACCTAGTAGTTTGAAAGCAGGATTAGTTGGAATATCCTTAGTATTCTTATTTATGATGTTATATTATAGGGTTCCAGGACTTTTAGCAGATATAGCATTAGTTTTATATATCTTATTGGTATTATATGCATTCATATATATAGGTGCGGTGCTTACATTACCTGGAATTGCAGGGTTCTTATTAACAATAGGGATGGCGGTAGATGCAAATGTGCTCATATTTGAGAGGGTTAGGGAAGAATTAAAGACAGGAAAATCAATAAAATCGGCTATAGACTCAGGTTTTAATAGAGCACTTTCTTCTATTTTAGACTCAAATATAACTACAATAATTGCAGGAATTGTACTTTATTATCTGGGCTCAGGCGCAGTAAAGGGATTTGCATTAACTCTTATGGTAGGTGTTATTTTAAGCATGTTTACTGCAATAACAATTACTAGATTATTAGTAAATTTAGCTTTTAACATAGGAATGCTAAGTAAACCATCTAGATTTGGTGTAAAGAGGGGGTAG
- the yajC gene encoding preprotein translocase subunit YajC — translation MSQILRNILPIVVMLGLFYAIVFIPENKRRKKYSSMLQDLKANDEVLTRGGIMGKVINIQDDFVIIESGPERSRLKISKQGIASVVEEKDKIIE, via the coding sequence ATGTCACAAATATTAAGAAATATCTTACCGATAGTAGTAATGCTTGGACTATTTTATGCAATTGTGTTTATCCCAGAAAACAAAAGAAGAAAAAAATATTCTAGTATGCTTCAAGATTTAAAAGCAAATGATGAAGTATTAACCCGTGGTGGAATTATGGGTAAAGTTATAAACATACAAGATGACTTTGTAATAATTGAAAGTGGTCCTGAAAGATCAAGACTTAAAATATCTAAACAAGGTATTGCTAGCGTAGTTGAAGAAAAAGATAAAATAATAGAATAA